The Oryzias melastigma strain HK-1 linkage group LG15, ASM292280v2, whole genome shotgun sequence genome includes the window CGCTTGTTAGATGAACAGGGAGTGTGCAGCAGGCGACAGGAGCCCCACAGTTCCGAGAGGAACTGAGACACGCAGAAACGCCGTCTAATGTCGCGGACGCTGTTCTGCTCGCCATACAGAACGTACCACTCAACCCCTGACTCATTATTTgattattaaagataaaaactacacttttatgtttatttgaatgttacaaacatcttttgatctattttgaaagcgttcccagtggtcttttaatcatgattatgtcatttttagtcaaaaataaacaaaaaacagttgttttctaggatatagtttctgcagagcggttggggttaatcagaaattcaaatGTTGAGCTGTGGGTCCCATAACTGAGAAatatctgtttacactctcttccactagcttacagcccctcacaaccccaaccggtgtgacaaaaatggcgagcaataagAGAGcgatccagtcgtacagttttagatccagattccggCTCAgatgaggagaacaaagacgttcgtgaacctatttgtcttcaagtggatgcatgaGGATGGAGCTTTAGGCCCGCCGTGTCATTTCTACGTctcaaatattctgtttttcaaactgtgttttttagctCTGCCCCTGATCTACTGCGATTAACGTAAAGagactcagaaaagcaattttaagcttaaagaactcatagtgacatcagtgtaacagaaaactATCTGAAAGgttttctgtggtcaacttGGTTTGTAGTGTTTTCCacatcatttaattttaaaggaaacatttgtatgggtctttatgggttaaaatTCTTTATATATGCTCTCCATCATCggaataaaaatgttagaacaacgtgttaaaaacactagaAACAGGATCTGTTGGAAGTCTTTAAGCTTAAGTGATAGAACAGCGTGCAGAGTCAGGATGTTGGGTTAAGTTTAACAAGTAGCATCAATAAACACAttacaaaactgttttctaaaaaaaaaaaaaaagttttttttttatgtgtcgcATCCAGATGTGCACAAAAAGAGAAGATGAGAGGGaaagattgtaaaaaataactgaattgTGACtgttaaagaacatttttaagaagttCAAAGGAAGaagagtaaaaatgaaatgatttcataCCAGAATAGTTGATTTTTTACAAAAGCTGAGAGACAAACAGTACCTCTGGCGCGAGGTACTCCGGTGTGCCACAGAACGTCTTCATGGTAGCAGCGTCGGTGATTCCTTCCTTGCAGAGTCCAAAATCAGTGATTTTGATATGGCCGTCTTTATCCAGCATTAAGTTTTCcaactggaaggagaaaaagGATTGTGTACAGAGTTCTCTCGTATATactacagtcacaaatacaaccgGGGGGCATTAGCAGAATCTTCAGGATTCGTCAGGCGTGCTTTTTACATTGTACCGGGTAGTGGAgggggaaaaatgtattttagatgCATGTATTATGATCCATAAATGattctgaatcattttatgaatttgaaataaaataataaaaaaataatcaaataattatttgtaataataataataataataattttgaaataatcaaaaaatgtatatgaatTAAAGTAAAAGCAACAAGAGGAACTAAACATGAAGCGTTTTTCACTCTTTCCAGATCTCGTCATCTGATCATCACCGGCTTCACTTAAAGTGACCGTTTGGAAGCATCTTAGCTTCATAGAGTCGAGGGTTGATTGgataaaagttaaatatgtaAAGAACACAACAAATTTTCAAAATCACAATGTGTGTCttgctatttattttgtttgtcgtGAGTTAGAGCGTTTCATTATCTTATTCATTTCCCTTTTGATgttgtgaaagatttttgatttttttaaacaaaatatttttcatgacagaatttttatgttctcaatacaagttaaacaaaaaaagttaaatgtgcACTTTGGAGAAAAGTAAGTCATATTGGTTAGTGTCTTGTAGAAAAGAgaagcatttctttaaaaagcgcAGATCTGGAATGCATTGATGATTGTGTCATAATCGCTTCCTGAATCGTGCCTCAACATTCCCACCTCCACTACCGAGCAGCGACTTGATATGGACGACCGCCGTCCGGAAACATCGAcacattttgtagaaaaataagtttagtattaaagaatgaaaacaaagatctgatcgtgattgaagatttatgtagatttggtAGCTGAACATATTCTGGACAGCAGACATcgcacagaggagattgattgacaaccAATCAGGATACAGAACACAATGCgtcgtgaaaaaaaaaataatgtgcaaaACGTAACTGAAAAATAACCAGTGAATCGGCAAAAGATGAGTCACAATCTAACAAATatagagagaaaatagtatcattcCCATTTGTGcttgtgtaattcttgataactacacacacaaatatttaaaaactacgCATGATTAGCTTgttcacacacaaaaccacatttacgcacaaatctgatgtgagactcttttcacgtctccatgAAGGAAATATTACTCCGTAAGTGATGCGTTCAAAGGCTGCCCAAATGCTcagtcatcagagttttcttttaagCCACTTTAAACTCAGACTGTATTATCTGGTAAAACGTGACATTTCCCCACTTTCTTCAACAGATATGcacaaagttacgcacaaaccAAAGATTACAGACGCACAAATGAgaatgatactattttctctccataactTTTGTTATGTTAACTGATCCACACACTGTGGATGGTGGAGCTGAAGTTAGCCTCTGAATACAGAGAAACATCCTTCCAGAGtggtgacacacacacacacacaccccctccAAACTTCAGGCATGTGGTGGAGCCACTCAACCTTTTAATATTAATGGTTGAAGTGTTTTCATACTCTCTCtgcctttttcttctgttttcttggCTGCTGTGTGCTCGGATGAGGCCAAAGCTGCCAGGCAGGCACTCAGACAGAGCCGTCTACCTCTCTACCTCTGTGGCATCAGACACATCCTGCAGTTCTCCTCGTCTTCGTGTCTGTTTGAGCTCGTCTTCGTCTCTTTTTAATTACAGCGAGTCCTGAGCCTCTCGACTCCGCCAGGTTGAAAAAGACTTAATAAATATGTGTGGAAACACAACAGATCAGCggaggtggtggggggtggggggttccgATCACTTTCATCCGTGCCTCCCGGCCGCCCCTCCCGTCAGGCGGGTCTGTTTACCTTTAAGTCCCGGTACACGATCTTGGCTGAGTGCAGGTAGTTGAGCGCGGAGACGATCTCGGCGCCGTAGAAGCGCGTGCGGTCTTCGGAGAACACGCGCTCTCttgacaaatgaaaaaacagcTGCAGGAAAAGAGGGGGGTGGAGGGTGGGGGGGCAGCAGGGACAGCACAGCAATAATTACTGATTTATTGGAGGAAATTAGCACAACACAAACTGGCTGCCCGCACCATATTGAGATGATAGATAgtgctggtgtgtgtgtgtgtgtgctggtgaGGGGGGGTGCCATCTCGCAGGAGGGCGAGTGGAGGCACCCGGCAGCTGCTGCCTCATCTACAGCCCCCCCTACCACCCCACCATCAGCACGAATACTTCTTCTGCATTACACTCTGGGCTGTGCTGGCACGGCGCTGGCGGGGAGCTCAGTGGCGGGGGCCAAACCGAGAGGGGGGGGGTTCAAGCAATCCACCAGTCTAGTTAAAAGACGGGCTGAGCGGCGCCGCCAACACCGCCCTCACACAACTGCCTCCAGCGTGGCGCTCATTAGCGCAGGGACCGGCCTTCACCCCCCCATGCCCCCATCCTCATTTACGGCGTTTCACGTCTACCTCTTTGGTTTTTGGCGAGTTCCcgcattaaccctttaacgccggagctccagagtttgtgttctttgatttattgtaacttttctaTAGGAATGTAAAGACTCAGTCAAgccacagttttaaagtcacaattttgatgttttttcctcaacacaataaattaaaggtattttgAGGCcaagaatgttttctttttgcccctcacatcaaactgtctgtttcccgactatcagaaaggattcaatccaaacaaacaattatacatgatactgaaatgatcacaaattctttcatactcggttcatgttggCCTTCAACATGTGATGGACCGTTCTGCAGCCGTTCAGcgcaaccccccccccacccagcCGCTGCGCGCCCTGGCCCACTCTCGCACTCAGAGGAATTCACGTGagtttgcagagaaaaaaagacagagagctaaagagagtcttaaaaaagagcacggctcccgtGAAGGAGTCCGAAGGGAAACGGTCCTGAAGCTGCGTGGTCACCCACGACTGCTGTCACGGTAGATTGCagtaaatttaagatttaagttgcaGTAAAATTGCTATGGAAATATGAAGTTGTGAGGTGAGCGACAAATCTCGcttttgcttaaatttgcaCATCGCGAAATCCTGGAGTGACTTATGTGcaacttttaattttgaaggagctgctggaatttcccaggaggagAGCGCAGATGAAGAACACGCAGCTGGTCTGCTACGCACTCACAGGCGTGCACACTCACAACAAGGCTGCgtgaagaaatgtcatctgctctgcatttatAAATTTAGGCTCAGGTCGTGACAAAACGATTTTTTAACTTTCTACATCCATCAACAttttgacgagtttgaatcagTTTTTACTGATTcacgaagaatcgttacatctcctcagaatccactggaattatcgtgttaacggttgaaaagttacagtaagttaaagattctgtgtttaagcgtcattggtgatgcctcaggtgttaaaaaatTTACCCCCCCCCGcccgaaaaaaaaaagactccagCCGTTTCTCTGGGTCGAGTCTCTCACCTCTCTTTCCTTCTCCCTCGCTGACAGTTGTCAACTTGTCATTGTCGCACAGCTACACATGTGGCACCGAAATGACTCCAGCCTGCTGTGCAGCACCAGTCAGGTCTCACAAATTACCCATGAGGCCAAGGGGCACACGTCTTCCCATTAATTGTTCAGGGAGGTTTGCATATGGCCACAGGAGTGATGCTCACAGACCACCTTGTTTagaaactgtgtgtgtgtgtggaggcaTGACAGGTGGGCCTTCATCAGTGCACTGGCAGGTGTGACTGTGGCAGGTTTGTAATGAGTTCTGCGTGTGTTTGTGAGGTATATGTGGTCACAATTTGTcctttgaggtaaaaaaaaaacttctgtgtgtgcgtgtgtgttcaTCTCTGCGTGCCTTTGCTCGGGTCTGGCGCCGGCTAAACCGCCTAACTAACTGGGAGGGGAGCAGGTGACGGCTACACTGAGGGAATGGACCAAGATTGCAAAAAAACGTTCCCATTAAAAATCAGAGAAATGGAAAAGTGGGGGAATCCAAACTCATTTAGTGTCTGACTGTCATTCTGGCTGAATCTGCCCCATAGGTGTGTTCATAAATAGAAAGAAGGAGGAGATGAATGGAACCGAGAGAAATTGAAAGGCAGGCCGGGCCAGTTGGTTGACAAATTAGGTGCGAGAGAGCAATCCAACAAACCAAACACTTCTTAAGTGTCTGCAGCATCGTTTGCAGATACACACGATCAGGATATCcttcaatatttcatttaatttaggaCACACACCTGGAAGAGCcatgagctgcagtcacagccaCACCTGGGCACCATTTTGGTGGTTGAACCCCCCAATCCAGCCCCTTAAAGCACTGGTGGGTCGACTTTTAGACTAAAATTTGACAGTAAGGCCAAACCAAGAGCAgattaattgagtttttttgtaatCTACCTCgttagagaaagaaataacattaaatctggggaaaaaaacatcctttaatTTTGATTGCCATTTTAAAACGGAacattttggatatttttttttttccaaaactgcagcttttgctCTTACTTTAGAGCTAATTGCacaaaaatcttaaagaaatgctcggttcatgtggtgttggaaaaatgactgactCTGAAAACACGCGTGAACatcaggaaaacaacaaatcttccaccACCATATGAGTCAGCTACCGATTTGTTtgtagtgcaccatctatggggagactCCAGAATCccatggaaaataaaacattaagaatGATCAAAATCATTTATTCTAGTGTGCTGGGTCAGATTACATAGTTTTACGGGTCACATATGGCCACCGGCTATATGACGTTACTCCTTCAGGAAGGTCCATAaacgagaactggactgagtgacccctccctccttccaaacaggaagtacctgctggtgcCAAAGAGCTGaattcccatagacttctatagagaagtAACCAGCTATTACTCACTccttctatttgtcagaataaccattcctgcTCCACTACtcgtttttaacaagttcttgctaatctttattttttctcatgatacattttctttatcgctagttattcaagttataaactgacaaatcagatgcctcaataaaagtaggtggttttacattgaatgtttaaaacatctgATTGGCAGAGggatgtggacttccaacaacaagctcgctcctgattggtgagagtggtcgCCATAGAAACTTTGACTCAAACTGAgtcagaccaatcgctgcttgctgatttctggttccaacatggcgacatctgtatcatgagaaaaatggcgactgaattgatgTTGCTTGCATGTATTTACGTGCGTCCTAGAAAAAGTGATTGTAATCCATGTTGGCTACATGCAATACATGATCCAGTTTGCACTTTGGTGCATTAACGGTACATATTTAATGTGTCCAAAGCTGGATTGAGTTGTTGGCTGcacatatttaaagttaaagtcctgtTAGCATCCCTttcctaggtgtgtgaaatctgttctctgcatttgatccATTCTCTGgaggagtggtgagctgcagacacaaccgcactcaggaaccattagGTGGTTTAACCCTAACCGTAGTCCTAACCGTAGTCCTAACCATAGTCGTAACTGTAGTCCTAACCGTAGTCGTAACCGTGGTCCTAACTGTAGTCCTAACCGTAGTCCTAACCATAGTCCTAACCATAGTCCTAACCGTAGTCCTAACCGTGGTCCTAACCATAGTCCTAAACGTAGTCCGAACCGTAGTCCTAACCGTGGTCCTAACCGTGGTCCTAACCATAGTCCTAACCGTAGTCCTAACCGTGGTCCTAACCGTGGTCCTAACCGTAGTCCTAATCGAGTCCTAACTGTAGTCCTAACCATAGTCCTAACCGTGGTCCTAACCGTGGTCCTAACCGTGGTCCTAATCGAGTCCTAACTGTAGTCCTAACCGTAGTCCTAACCGTAACCCTTCCTCTGGGTCTGTGTGGCcaagaaaaagttcagcactggccgcacgtatttttaaaaattatgtgcaaatagacagtttcattgatttatttcattggagctggaagtaagccaCTTCTATGGGGGATGTTACACTTTcttggtccagttcttatatacagtcaacggttTTCAGAGTTGTTGGTATGACACAATCTGAACACGAACCGACATCCATCAGCGTAAAGGTGGACACTGTACTATAAGGCCCCTGTCCTTACCTGACCATCTCCTTTTGTATTATGAAGTGCTAAAACAATTTGTACATTTGCACAACAAAAGCagtaaattataaaacaaagaggtaaaaaaaggtaaaagtaaacagttaaattttacatttagagaATATTTGTTTCTAACGTAATTGGGTTGGAGGAAAACATTAACCAGTGCTCTCAAAGCTGTCATGTACGTTTGGTTATGGTTTTACCGGCTGTTTCAAGCCGTCACACACGGATGAAACCACATACGGCGCAGTTATGGTGGCGTCGCGTCTTACCTCCCCCCCGTTCACGTACTCCATGACAAAGCAGAGGCGGTCTTTCGTCTGGAACGAATACTTCAGAGACTGAAACAGAAATCAAACAGACTCTAAGACGGCGTTTCATGTTACAGTTTTCACTTCACGTTCCAGAATTTAGCTGTGATTTAAGAAAGTAgtcctgttttattgttttactctCTGCAGTTTGAGTACGTCTTCATCTCTTTAAAACTCTCCATGGATCGTGACAGTGAAGCATTCTGGATGACAACCTCACAGACTTAAAGACActcccaaaaaaaagaaaaaaaaaaagaccctcTCTAATTAAAATCGATctagtagcatttttctcataatggagatttatatatgaagaaaattaaggtgaaaactacattttttacataattacaaGACGACTGGggatgatttaaaaatagatcagaagataaTCGCAGTGGGCCTTCAAGCAAACTAAAGTCTGTATTACTGATTAAACGCGTGTGTGAAGTAGCTGCGTTTCCTTTTGAGAACAGTTAATGAAACTCTTTGTGGCTGCAGGTGCAGCAGGGGCAGCCccagatgtaaaaaaagaaaaaaaaaaacattgttgccCCAACGGTGTGTGAACACATGTGTACACGTGTCTGTTTCCAGGCGATGGGATGAAAATGTGCAGCAGATAAtgtctgtttatttatatttatgtgcaTCAAAGTCAACAGATGTGCTCATTAAAATATGACTAGTCGCTATGCAGCAGCTAATTACCCAATATGCTGTCTCTCTGACTGTTTGTGTGTGCGAGTGTGTAAATGAcgaacgcacacacacagatgtcaGGCTGTTCTCGTTGGAAACTTCTTGTGTTTTGGGGTTAATGAGGTTCTCACCGTTAGAAAGGGGTGCCGGGTGTTTTTTAGTACTCTGCTCTCTGTCAGTGTGTGAGCCACTTCATCCtgtaaatacagaaaatgaTGAAAGAGGAGTTTTTACCCTTTTCAAACCAAACATAATGTGGTACCGAACACAATTAATGCTTCAGATTTTTTGCTGATTAGGCTTTTGTATAATGGGTAGTTGTAAAAGCAAGCGAACCTTGGCTATGATGACCTCTTTTTTAAGGATCTTCATGGCGTAATATTTTCCGCTGGCCTTTTCTCGCACTAGAATCACTTTACCAAACGTCCCCTTTCCCAGCAGCTTCAAGTAGTCAAAGTCGCTCATCGTCTGTTGGGAAGAAATTAgaattatatataatataatatatatagtTTCAAAGTCAGAGTAAAGAGAAGGGGAGGAGTTTGTCTTACCTTGCGTTTGTGGTGAGTGGTGGAGATGTCCATCTCTTCTTCGACCATGTTGTCGATGTTGGACGTGGGGCTGCACTGGATCCGCTCCTCCTCTTGTCTCTGCAGCTTGTCTGCCACCATCTGGATGGCTTCTGTCCACTCATCCCTGCGTTTTTTAAAgtcaagaaaagcaacattcAGCCCTACAGCAATTCATGCAATACTCTGGATTAACGGTAGTGGTTTCAGCACGGGCaggtgggactttaaaacatcTGTGCCACTTTTGGTTTCTGTTAGGGAGTTGggaaaaatccatattttgtttgtcgatacttgtatcaatttaaaattctgacggggtgatatttaattatttatttatgagtctttcagcgtcttacttttgttttccatcgcTTTATTTCCTCAGTCATACTTTTAGAATCTTATTGGTTAAGGcacatttattctattttctttttactaaaaGATATTTTCTCGTGGAAATCGTGTTGACGGTTCaatctaaaacaaatatttcactcGTGTCTGCTGTaccactagggctgccacaaacgattattttaatagtcgattagtcgtcgattagtcgactaatcgtggcagccctatgtACCACTAAaccctcgtttccactgagtggtccgggCCGGGTcaatccagtattttgagcgttgccatagtaaaatggacccattaaacagttccgacccatTCCTCTTGGGTGTCCCCATCCATTATAGGTCCATAGAACAATAGAACGggacagttggggcggagccgctggTGCCACCCAATGATTGGTAGAAAGTGacgacaacattagaaagcaccaatatagcccCAAGCTAGCgcctctgttttcctctttacgtcGGTATTCTTCTCCAATCTTCtccaaacaacattaaattcctgttatatgatgtacaaaaagtaaagcaagaaaaagacgagctgctggatgacttctattgttttctcttttctagttgttgcactacaatgatacgctagcggtctacaccacgcatgcgccgtgaaaacgaaccgctcagtggaagcgaggcttaacttaGTGAAAACGCTCGCCAGACTTAACTGGTCCGTACCGTACaactccttaccggaccggaccggtagtgtgttaatatttattaatttatggaGGGGACAGTTTGTCTCCTAATTTGCTTGCTCCACTTAATTTAGCAAGTCATGTTTTCATGATTTGGGATTTGAAGCaattaaaaagtcaaacttttgttATGTACGCCAGACATGtacttataaaataataaatatttgtaataaataaaaaatgagttgTATATTTGAAGGATGCAATCGGGTTTCTGAAGCGTTttcaaaaacacctttttgcTGAACAAAGAGGAAACACCGTCGACCATAGAAACCACGAAATGAGCAATGATCATAAAGCAGAACTAATACACCGCCGCCTGAGCCGGAGCGCGCCGCAGACACACACCGATGCATCAGAGGGAACAATGCAGCGCTGTTTGCAAACACTGTTCCTCCCCATTGACTTTCCATTAGCGGTGCTGTTGAACATCTGCTGAAAGTGTGTGAGTTTGACTGTGTGTGGGCGTGTGTTCATCATCATGCATTAGCAAACACAAGAACGTTGACTGTATTTAACAATGATGAGTACTACGGTTCTGCAGGAGCAGTGGAATATGTagaaattgtagaaaaaaatgaaatttaaaaatgcatggaGATCACGTTTACCAAACCTGTTTGAGTTCTGTTTGGAGATAAATGTCCATATGTTTCCTTGAAGGATCTGGAGGAATATTCATCTGAACCTAAACAGAGCCGTGTTTTAAGATCTGAACGGCTTTGTGCCGCAAAGACTTCTGAGTGTACCCTACACACTCCAAAAACAAGGGCAAACTCAAGTTCCGCTCCATCTGCAAAGGGAAGGGATGTAATTTGTGGCACCCATGGTGTCTGCCGTTGAGCAAAAGCAACGGAAACTCTCTCAAGGTCAGGCAGCAGATAAATGCTCTTTCTCggttaaagtgtgttttgtataatgaggtttttttttttcttctcctttttccccttttttgctAATGAGAGATAATGGGCCTGCCTACAGTT containing:
- the akt3a gene encoding RAC-gamma serine/threonine-protein kinase isoform X3 — translated: MSDVTIVREGWLQKRGEYIKNWRPRYFLLKTDGSFIGYKEKPQDADLPYPLNNFSVAKCQLMKTERPKPNTFIIRCLQWTTVIERTFHVDSPDERDEWTEAIQMVADKLQRQEEERIQCSPTSNIDNMVEEEMDISTTHHKRKTMSDFDYLKLLGKGTFGKVILVREKASGKYYAMKILKKEVIIAKDEVAHTLTESRVLKNTRHPFLTSLKYSFQTKDRLCFVMEYVNGGELFFHLSRERVFSEDRTRFYGAEIVSALNYLHSAKIVYRDLKLENLMLDKDGHIKITDFGLCKEGITDAATMKTFCGTPEYLAPEVLEDNDYGRAVDWWGLGVVTYEMMCGRLPFYNQDHEKLFELILMEDIKFPRTLSSDAKSLLSGLLIKDPNKR